The window ACCAGGACGAACACGCCCACGAAGCCGTAGACAACGGTGGGCACGCTGGTCATGAACTTTACCAGGCGCAGCAGGTATGCGGCCGGGCCGGACGGTCCCATGCCGTGCGCGAAGCAGCAGATTCCGACGGATACGGGAAAGGCGAGCAGGAGCGCGGACAGGGAGAGCAGCAGCGAACCGGCGACCATGGGCAGGATGCCGAATCCTCCCTGGAACGGCCGCCATTCCCAGGACAGCAGCTTCGACAGCGTGTCCGCGTCGAGAAGCGGCAAGCTGAACCAGAGCAGGAAAAGAAGGATGGCCAGGACCGCCGCTCCCGTGACGGCCGCCGAGAATCGGCAGGCCGGAAGCCAGACGGAGCCGGTTCTTCTGTCTGCTGTGCGATGCATGAATCAAAACGGGGCGAAGCGCTCCTGAGCTCGGATCGCTTCGCCCTTTCGGATGGTTAGAAGGGGATGTAGCCCGCGGCCTTGATGAACTCGACGCAGTCGGGGCCGGTGATGTATTCCACGAAGCTCTTCACGATGCCCTGGGGCTCGCCCTTGGTGTTCATGTAGAGCTTGCGGACCACGGGGTACTGGCCGCTCTTGGCGGCTTCCTGGTTCACTTCCACGCCGTCGAGGCTGGGGGCCTTCACGCTTCCGTCGAGATGGCCGATGGACACGTAGCCGATGGCGTTGGGGTCCTTGGACACGGCCAGCTTCATGGCCCCGTTGGAGGGAACCACGTTGGCCGAGGCGACCACGGCCCCCTTGTTCAGAAGCTTCTTCCAGTAGACCTCGCGGGTGCCGCTGGATTCGTCGCGGGCATAGACGTTGATGACGCCGTCGTTGCCGCCCACTTCCTTCCAGTTGGTGATCTGGCCGGCGAAGATTGCCCGGACCTGGTCGCCCGTCAGGGCTTGGACCGGGTTCTCGGCGTGAATCACGGTGGCGACGCCGTCAACGGCAAAGGGGAACATGACCAGGCCGTACTTGGACACTTCGGCGTCGCTGGCCTTGCGGCCGGAGTTGCCGATGTCCACGAGGCCCTCGCCCACTTTCTGGATGCCCACGCCGGAACCGCCGCCCGCGATGGTGATCCTGATGTTCGGGTTGGCGCTCATGATGGCCTTGGCGGCGTCCTTCATGACGGGAATGTGGGCCGTGCCGCCCGCGATGGAAATGCTGCCTTCCTTGCCCTTGAAGGCGTCCAGGCCGTCCGCGCAAGCGGCTTGGATGCCGAATGCGAGGCTGAACACGGTCAGACAGAGAAAAAGGGAAAGACGTTTCATTGAATGCTCCTGCTGGCTTGATGGAAGAGGACCGGCCGACGGCCGTCCGGGACAAATGCGAGAAGCATAGCCTGGTCACACGGCCGTAACAAACTCATAATGCGCATCATCGGCGCATCAGCCATTGGAGTTATCTATCATTGGCGCGGCGCGCGCCGGGCCGGGCTTACACCAGCCCGGACAGATCGTAGGTCTCGGCCTTCTCGATCTCGACCTCGACGATGGAGCCGAGCTCCAGCGTCTCGTCCGGGGGCGCGCCCACATACGTCACGCCGTCCACGTCGGGGGCCTGGAACCACGCTCTGCCGACGTACAGGCCGGGCCATTCGTCGGATTCCCGTTCGATGACCACGGGCAGGGTCTCGCCGACGTACCCGGACATGATGTCGGCGCTGATTTCTGCCTGGATGGCCATGATCTCGTCGCGCCGGGCGAGCTTGACCTCGTCCGGAACCTGGTTGTCCATGGCCGCCGCCGGGGTGCCCTCCTCGGCCCAATAAGGGAAGACCCCGAGATGGTGGAAGCGGGTGCGGCGGACGAAGTCCTTGAGGGTCTGGAAGTGCGCCTCGGTCTCGCCGGGATAGCCCACGATGAAGGTGGTGCGCAGGGCGGCTTCCGGAAAGAAGCGGCGGACCCGCTCGATGACCTTCTCCGGGTTGCGGGCGAAGGGGCGTCCCATGGAGCCGAGCACGTCGGGGTGGGCGTGCTGGAGCGGGATGTCGAAATACGGCAGGAACGGCGCGCCGATGCCGCGCAGCAGGGAGAGTAGGGACTCGGTCAGCCCTGCGGGATAGAGATACATGATGCGCAGCCATTGCAGGGACGGGATGGCGGCCAGCCCCTTGACCAGGGCGGACAGGTCATTGCCCTGGCCGAGGTCCGAGCCGTAGGCCGTGGAGTCCTGGCCCACGACGATGAGCTCGGGCGCCTGGTCGGCCAGAAGCCGGGCCTCGTTCAGCAGGAAATCCACGGACCAGCTCCTGTGCGGGCCGCGAATGGACGGGATGGTGCAGAACCGGCAGTTGTGCGAGCATCCTTCCGAAACCTTGAGGTAGGCATAGGCCGGACCGGTGGAGAGGTTGCGCGGGGTGCCGCCGGGAAGGGAGGCCTGGAGGGCGCGGGAAGCCATGGCGGGCCACTGCTCGATCTCCTCGGTGTTCAGCCACAGGTCCACTTCGGGCAGTTCGTCCTTGAGGTCCTGGCCGTAGCGCGAGACAAGGCATCCCGCCACGCAGATCAGCGGCTTGCGGCCCGTTCCTTCGAGGGCGTCCGCCGCCTCGCCGACGGCGTCCAGAATGGTGGCCACGGATTCCTCGATGGCGGGCTGGATGAAGCCGCAGGTGTTGATGAGCACGAGGTCGGCGTCGGCCACCGAATCCGCCGGGACCATGTTGGAGCCCAGCGCGCCGAGCAGCCGCTCGGTGTCCACCCTGTTCTTGGGGCAGCCCAGGCTTACGGTGTATGTTCTCACGGGAGTTCCTGCTGTTTTCGCCATGTCATTTCCTTTGATAACATTTCCTGAATGGGGTAATCTTGTGTCGTGGCAAAGTCCAGTCCTGGCGCGCGCCACATGAGCACAGGAATGGGGAGGAGGTCAAATGTTCGAAGGTTCCGGTCTGGACGACAAACGGTATGTCATCGGCGTGATCGGCGACATTCCGGCCCTGCTTGCCTTCTGGGAGATGTTCAAGGACCGGAGCAACGATGAAATCCTCAAGGAGATCGGTGTGGTGGCCGTGGCGCTGCCCGGCGAATCCGTGCTCCCCGAGGCGAACGACTCGGGCCGGATCATCCCCACCTACGCTGGCTACAAGGCCATGCTCGGGAGTCACCCCGAGATCAACATGGTCATCGAGGCCACGGGCCGTCCGGGCCTTGTCCACGAACTGCGCAACTTCCTGCCTCCTTCCGTCACCCTGGTGGAGCGCGGCGCGGCCCGTTTCTTCATCCGGCTGCTGACTTCGAATCAGATGTGGGTGGCCTGCAAAGTGGACCTGCTGCACACCCAGAACATGCTCAAGACCATCGTGGACCAGATGGATCAGGAGATTCTCTTCCTGGACCGGGCCGGATTGGTGCTGGACATGAACCAGACCGTGCTGAACCGCTCCGGGCTGCCCAAGAAGGTCTTGGTGGGCAGGCATTACTGCGAGATATTCACCCGGACTGTCGAAGGGGAATGCGAGGAGTGGGAGGACCCCTTCGCCAGGACCATGAAGACCCGAACTCCGGCCGAGACCATTACCAGCCTGGTGGGCGGCGACGGCCGTGTGCAGTATTTCCGCATTTACACCAGCCCCGTGGCGGACGAGGACGGCGAGGTGAATCATGTGGTGGCCATTCGCAGGGACATCACCGTGCGGCGGTCCATGGAGAACCGCCTCCAGCAGGCCGAGCGGCTGGCCTCGGTGGGCGAGCTGTCCACCTACATGGCCCACGAAATCCGCAATCCGCTTTTTTCCATCAGCGGCTTCGCCAATTCGCTGATGCGCGGCCGGGGAGTGGACGAGAAGGCGCGGGAGAAGCTGTCCATCATCCTGGACGAATCCAGGCGCTTGGACGAGGTCCTGCGGAGTCTGCTCAATTTCGCCCGGCCCACCGAGGCCGAGGTGGCCGAGGTGGATTTGAACGAGATGGTCCGGACCGCCATGGACGTCATGCAACTGCCCTGCTCCAATCAGAATGTGGAGCCATACGTCACCCTGGACGAAGGCCTGGCCAAGGTCCACGCCAACCCGGACCTCATCAAGCAATGCCTCATCAACCTGGTCAAGAACGCCCTGGAGGCCATGCCCTCCGGCGGCAAGCTCTACGTGACCACCTCCATGAACCACGACATGGCCATGCTTACCGTGGAGGACACCGGGACGGGCATCCCACTGGAAATACGCGACAAGATATTCAGCCCGTTCTTCTCCACCAAGGACAAGAACGTCGGACTCGGACTGGCCCAGATACACAAGATCGTGGGCGAGCTGGGCGGCCGGGTGGACCTGGCGTCCATGGAAGGGGTCGGCACCAAGGTGACGCTCTTCCTGCCGCCCATCCTGGCGGTTGAAGATTCGGCCGAGTCCGCGTAGGTTCAGCCCCCTGAAGCAAACCACCTCAGGGAGAAATCTTTATGGACACCATCGTTCTGGCGACCAACAACAAGGGCAAGATCAGAGAGCTTTCCGTCATGCTCGAGCCCTTCGGGGTGGCGGTCAAGAGCCTGGCCGAGTTCCCGGAGATCGGCGACATCCCGGAAACCGGCGAGACCTTTCTGGAGAACGCCTTCATCAAGGCGCGCGCCGTGGCCGCGATCACCGGCCTGGTGGCCGTGGCCGACGACTCCGGCATTGAGATCGACGCTCTGGACGGCCGCCCCGGCGTGTACTCCGCACGCTATGCGGGCGAGCAGCACAACGACCGTGACAACAACGAGAAAATGCTGGCCGAGATGAAGGACGTGCCCGACGAGAAACGCACGGGCCGCTACCGCTGCGTCATGGCCGCATCCGCCCCCAACGGCACTGAGATCAGCGCGGACGGGGCCTACGAGATCGTGGTCGGACATGGTTACAAAGGCGCCGGCGGTTTCGGCTACGACGTCATCGTCATCGACCCCGAGTTCGGCTGCCATGTGGCCGAGATGGACCCCGCGGTCAAGAACGGCCGTTCACATCGCGGCAAGGCCATGAAGAAGCTGTTGGCGCAGTGGCCCGAGTTTTGGGAGAAGGCCCGGGCCTAACCGGTCCTGACAGGAAATACGGAAGCCCCGTCGCGAAAGCGGCGGGGCTTTTTGCTTGAGCGGCGGGATCAGAGCGCTTCGCCGCAGGCCTGGCCCGACGCGAACGCCCAGTGGAGGTTGAATCCGCCCAGGTGGCCGGTCACGTCCAGGGTCTCGCCGATGACGAACAGGCCGTGCACGTCGCGGCATTCCATGGTTTTTGAGGAGATGCGGTCCGTGGCCGCGCCGCCCACGGTGACTTCGGCTTTGGCGTAGCCTTCGGTCTCGGACGGCGTGAAGGTGAAGCGGTGGATGCGCTCGCACGCCGTTTCGATCTCGGCCTTGGACAACTGGCTGACCGATGTTTCGGCCAGCGCGGCGTCCAGAAGCAGGGGCGGCAGCCGTTTGGGCAGGATGCGGGCGAGCAGGTTGCGCAACTGCTGGTTGGAGGCCCGGTGTTCCGCGATGAAGTCCTCCAGCCGTTGGCCGGGCAGGAAATCGATGCTCACGGGCTGGTGCTCGCGCCAGTAGCTGGACGCCTGGAGCGCGGCCGGGCCTGATATGCCCCGGTGGGTGAAAAGCAGGGGATCGGTGAAGCTCGCGGAGCCGGTCTCCACCGTAGCGGGCAGGGAGTTGCCCGCCATCTCGACGCATAGCGGACGGAGTCTTTTCGGGAAGACCAGGGGCACCAGACCGGGACGGGGCGGGACGAGTTCCAGTCCGTATTGTCGGGCCAGCCGGAAGCCGAGGTCCGTGGCTCCCGCCTGAGGCCAGGACGGCCCGCCCAGCGCCAGGACCAGTTTGTCCCCGATGACGGTTTGGCCGCCCACTTCCACCGCGAACGGGCCGGAGCCGGAGACCTTGCCGACGTCCTGCCCGGTCAGCATGGCCGCGCCCGTGCGCGCGCATCGGTCGAGCAGCACCCCCGCTACCCGGCCCGCGCCTTCCAGGGTGAAGAGCTGGCCGTGATCGCGTTCCTCGAAGGTAATCCCGTGCTCGCCCAGGAATCCGACCACGTCCCACGGCGAAAGCCGGGCCAGGGCGGATTTGACAAAGTGGGGATTGGCGCAAAGGTAGTGCGCGGGCGAGGCGTTCAGGTTGGTGAAGTTGCACTTGCCCCCGCCGGAAATGCGCACCTTGCGGGCGGCCTTGGTCCCGTGGTCGATCACGGCGACGTTGCGCCCGCGCGCCCCGGCGGTCATGGCGCACCACAGGCCAGAGGCCCCGGCCCCGAGAATAACAGCATCGAATCGGTTCATGCGCCGGTTCTACGGCAAGGGGCGCGGATTGTCACCTGACCGTGTTGACAAAAAAACGGGTGGGGATATGATTTTTACAATCCGAAAAACTCTACCTTGGAGGAAGCAAATGGCAGCCAAGAAAATACTGATGCTGGTCGGCGACTTTGTCGAAGACTACGAAGCCATGGTTCCCTTTCAGATGCTCCTGATGGTCGGCCACCATGTCGACGCCGTGTGCCCAGGCAAGAAGGCGGGCGAGTCTGTGGCGACCGCCGTGCATGATTTCGAGGGCCATCAAACCTATTCCGAGAAACCGGGACACAATTTCGGGATCACCGCCGCCTTTGAAGAAATCAGGGCCGAGGATTACGACGCCCTAGTCCTCCCCGGCGGGCGCGCCCCGGAATACCTGCGCCTCAATCCGGATGTCATCCAGTGCGTGCGCCACTTCGCCGAGGCGGGAAAGCCCATCGCCGCCATCTGCCACGGCCCGCAACTGCTCACCGCGGCCGACGTCATAAAGGGCAAGACCTGCACTGCCTACCCGGCGGTCAAGCCGGATATCGACGCGGCGGGAGCCTCGTGGTGCCCGGTCAACGCCACGGCCTCAAACGCCTGCGCCGACGGCAATATCGTCACCGCACCGGCCTGGCCAGCCCATCCCGAATGGATGCGCGAGTTTCTCAAGGTGCTCGGTTCCACCATCGAGCCGTAAGCGGCCGCTCCCCGTCAGCGAAAACAGGCGGCCCGGGAAGTCGTTTCCGGGCCGCTATCCCTTTCCATCCGCCGAAGTTTTTGTTATGGGCGTATGCACAATGGTTTAAATTTGTGGAGGATGCGAACATGATGGGTTTCTTCTGGTTTTTCCTGGGACTGTTCCTGACCATCGCCGCACTGGTCATGATCAAGATCAGCACCCCCAACGAGCAGTAGTTTTCGCCGCAAATGCGGCATGAAGGGGGAATCGGCCCAGCCGGTTCCCCCTCCTTTTTCCCAGGAGACGCGATGATTATTTATTCATGGAACGTCAACGGCTACCGGGCCGTGCTCAAAAAGGACTTCCGCGACTGGCTGGACGGCTGCGGCGGGGATGTGGTCATGCTTCAGGAGACCAAGGTCCATCCCGAACAACTTTCTTCCGAAGAGCGCGAACCGGACTCCTTTTCCAACCATTATTGGAACTGGTCCAAGAAAAAGAAGGGCTATTCCGGCGTGGCCTGCTTCGCCAACCCCGAACCCCTCGCCTGGGACACGGGCCTGCCCGATGACCGCTTCCGAGACGAGGGCCGGGTGCTCCATCTCGAATATCCGGACTTCCATCTCTTCAACATCTATTTCCCCAACGGGCAGATGTCCGACGAGCGTCTGGATTTCAAGATGGGCTTCTACGACGCCTTTCTCGACCACGCCGAAAGCCTGCGCAAGACCAAGCCCATCGTGGTCGGCGGCGATTTCAACACCGCCCATAGGGAAATCGACCTCAAAAATCCCAAGGCCAACAGCGAACGCTCCGGCTTTCTGCCCGTGGAGCGCGCCTGGATCGACAAGTTCATCGACGCCGGATACGTGGACACCTTCCGCCTCTTTGAAGACGGCCCGGACCACTACTCCTGGTGGTCCTACCGCTTCAACGCCCGCAAAAACAACGCCGGGTGGCGCATCGACTACTTCTTCGTCTCCGAAGAACTGAAGGACCGCGTCGTCCGCGCCTGGATCGAACCCGACATCCTCGGGTCCGATCACTGCCCCATCGGCGTCGAAATCGACGTTTAGGGCGCCTCCGGCGGCCGGGGGAAGGGGAAGGAAAACCCTTTGAAGAGGGTTTTCCTTCCCCTTCCCCCGGACCCCCAACCCCTTCCTTTCCTAAACTTTTTGTCGCCGCTTCGCGGGGTTGGCGGCGAGTTAATTCTTTTCCCGTCTAAAAAAAACAATCTAGCTCGAAAGTTGTTTCGGGCAGAGGTTTATCTTTTCGCGTACCCGCACCCGCGCGGATGCGCATACAAAAAGTTTCGGAGGGAGAGAGGGGATAGGGAGTCCAGGGGGAAAGGGGAGAGAGGGAAACCCTTTTCAAAGGGTGCCCTCTCTCCCCTTTCCCCCTGGCCGCCGGAGGCATTCCTATCCCAGCGGATACCGAACCAGGGGCGTGTGGATGGCTCCGGCAGGGTCGAGGACACTTTGCCAGAGAATGAATTCGTTTACGGGGAAGGCTGGCCAGTTCGTAGCGGCGGCATGGTCGAGGAGCGTTTTCCAATCGCCGGGGCCGGGCTTGCGCACTCTGCCGAGCGTCAGGTGCGGGCGGAAAGGCTTTTTTTCGCGGGGTACGCCGATGGCGGCCAGCGCGTCCTCGATGGATCGGGCCAGGGCCGCGCATTGTTCGCGGCCTTCGGTCAAGCCGAGCCAGAGAACCTTGGGGCGTCCGGCGTCGGGAAACGCGCCCGCGCCTCCGGCCCGCATGGTGAAGGCGGTGAAATCCACGGCGGCCAGGGCGTGCCGGATGGCCGGAATATGTGCCTCGTCCGTCTCGCCGAGAAACTTCAGGGTCAGGTGCCAAGAGGAGAGTTTGGACCAGTTCACGCTGGCATCGGTAAGTCCTGAAACGTCCTCTATGAGAGGGCTGAGTGATTGTCGATAAATGTCCGGTAATCCGATGCCGATGAACAGCCGGGGCACGTTTATTTGTCCTTTTCTTCCAGGGCCAGGCCGAAAATCGTCAGGTCACCGAGCACATCGGCCATGGCCGCGCCGAGCTCTTCGGGCAGCCCGTCGGCCCGGGCAATTTCCAGCAGTCGCTCCGGATCGATGCCTTTTTTTTCGGCCAGTTCGCGCAGTTCGTCGAGGGTTGTTTCGTCCATGGGTTCAAGCATAGACGACATAGGCCGCGCAGGCAACGCGATGGATGCGCGGCTCTTGAACGCCGCTGTTGCGGATACGTTTGCAACCTCGCGAATAAGTCCGTGCCGAAGGCGCACATAGGGGATGCAAGGGGGCGAGCCCTTGCCCGCCGGAGGCGAAGTCATCCGACTATCGCCGCGAAGCGGCTTTCAACACCTGATTTTACGCATCCAAGGAGTCAAAGGATAGTCCCCCCCAAAAAAAATGAACCTCTATATTTAACTTTCCGCTTTCGAGTTGGAACGCCGCGGAGTGGAATAAGCCCGCGCCGAAGGCGCACATAGGGGATGCAAGGGTGCGAGCCCTTGCCCGCCGGAGGCGAAATCATCCGACTATCGCCGCGAAGCGGCTTTCAACACCTGATTTCCCTCTTCAGGGAGCCACCGGGATACCCTCTCCAAGAAAAAGCCCCGCTCCGAGTCTCGGAGCGGGGCGGTTCGTTTCGATCAGGGCGGGGCCTAGATGTCGTAGCCGAAGGAGTCGACCACCAGCTTGGTGCGTGCCTTGGAGGCGGCCATGCGGGCTTCCAGGTCCTTGGCGTACTGGGCGAGGTCGAGTTCGACCTGGGCCACGCCGGTGTCCATGGCGGCCTTGGCCACGGCCGGGGCGAGCCAGGTCAGGACGCGCGGGTCCAGCGGCTTGGGGATGATGTAGTCGATGCCGTATTCGAGCTTGTCCACGCCGAAGGCCTCGCAGATTTCCTTGGAGACCGGCTCCTTGGCCAGGCGCGCCAGGGCGTTGGCGGCGGCGAGCTTCATTTCCTCGTTGATGGTGGTGGCGCGGCAGTCGAGCGCGCCCCGGAATATGAACGGGAAGCCGAGCACGTTGTTCACCTGGTTGGGGAAATCGGACCGGCCGGTGCCCATGATGATGTCGGGGCGAACTTCCTTGACGTCAGGATAGGGGATTTCGGGATCGGGGTTGGCGCAGGCGAAGATGATGGCGTTTTGGGCCATGGTCTTGACCATGTCCTGGTTGATGGCGTCCTTGACCGAGAGGCCCAGGAACATGTCGGCTCCGACCATGCAGTCGGCCAGGGAGCCCTTGTCCTCGGCCTGGGCGTATGCGCGCTTGAATTCGTTGAGGTCGGTGCGTCCGGCGTGGATCAGGCCGCGCGAATCGAACATGAAGATGTTTTCGCGCCTGACGCCCATGTGCACGTAGAGGTTGGAGCAGGCGATGGCGGCCGCGCCCGCGCCCGAGACCACGATTTTGATTTCGTCGATCTTCTTGCCGGAGATGTCCAGGGCGTTGATGATGCCTGCCGCCGAGATGATGGCGGTGCCGTGTTGGTCGTCGTGGAAGACGGGGATGCCCATTTCCGCCTTGAGGCGGGTTTCGATCTCGAAACATTCCGGGGCCTTGATGTCTTCGAGGTTGATGCCGCCGAAGGTAGGCTCCAGGCATTTGCAGAACGCGACCACTTCGTCGGGGGTCTTGGCGTTGATGTTCAGGTCGTAGACGTCGATATCGGAGAAAATCTTGAACAGAACGCCCTTGCCTTCCATGACCGGCTTGCCCGCTTCGGGGCCGATGTTGCCCAGGCCGAGCACGGCGGTGCCGTTGGAGACAACTGCCACCAGGTTGCCTTTGTTGGTGTAATCGTAGACCTTTTCGGTATCCGCATGGATGGCGCGGCAGGCCTCTGCGACGCCGGGGCTGTATGCCATGGACAGGTCTTTCTGGTTCCTGCACGGCTTGATGGAGATGACCTCCAGTTTGCCCTTTCGTTTGGCGGAGTGATAGTCGAGAGCTTCTTCCTTCGTGAACAATGCCATAAATTCAACCTCCTGAAATTTACAGTTTGTCCAATGTCCTAAAGAGGTTTTTCGCTTTCCGTCAAGCAGTATCGGCCCGGGCGGGGTTGAACCTGGCGGAGGCGGTCCCGCTCCGGAGGGGCCGGGAGCTACGGCATGAGGATGGGCGGAATGTCCAGCTTGTGCTCGGACCAGAAGCGGAGCGCGCCGGGGTGCAGGGGGATGGACAGGTTGCGGATGCCGTTTTGCAGGCTCATGTCAGCGGCCGCGCCGTGGAAGCGCCGCAGTTCTTCAAGCCGTTTGTCGCTGAAAACCGCTTTGAGGCCGTCGTATACGGCGTGCCCGTCCAGGCCGGAGCGGGCGCACCACAGGGCGGCGTCCTGGAAGGTGGCCACGGCGTCGATCTGGCCATGGTAGGTGTGCGCCGGGATGGAGGCCCGCGAGTAGAACGGATAGAGCTGGTAGAAGCCGGAGGCCATGGCGGGCTCGTGCAGGTTCAGGATGCGGACGGGCGTTTGCGCGGCAGCCTCCATGACCGAGGCGTTGGGATAGCCCGCCAGGGCCCAGAACCCATCCACCTCGCCTCGGGCGAAGCCTTCGGCGGCTTCGGCGTAGCCTGTCGGCAGGTGGTTGAAGTTGGTCCAGAGCTTGAGATGGCGGAAGAACCGCTCGGCGGACAGGGCCGCGCCCGAGCCGGGGTTGCCCACGGCGATGGTCTTGCCCCGGAGGTCCAGGACCGAACGTATGCCGGAGTCCATGCGCACCACGAGTTGCGCCGGGGTTTCGTAGAGAAAGGAGATGGCCTGGACATCGGCGAATTTCTTGTTGGTGCAGCGCAGCTTGCCGGTGCGTCCAAGGAACGCGTCGCCCGCGTTGACCAGGGCCATGTCCGCTTTCCCCGAGCACAGGGCGAGGAGGTTTTCCACGGAGCCGCCGGACGGTTTTGTCAGGACGCTCAGGCCGGGCGCGTCGTGGGATATGACTGTCGCCATCTTGTTGGCGAAGTGGTTGAAGGTGCCGCCGCGCGGGCCGCCGTAGAAGGTCAGGGTTCGCGTCGTTGTTTTGGGCGCTTCGGGGCCGTTTTCGGTTTCCGACATGCAGCCCGCTACAGGGGAAAAGCCCAGG of the Desulfovibrio sp. Fe33 genome contains:
- a CDS encoding phosphate ABC transporter substrate-binding protein yields the protein MKRLSLFLCLTVFSLAFGIQAACADGLDAFKGKEGSISIAGGTAHIPVMKDAAKAIMSANPNIRITIAGGGSGVGIQKVGEGLVDIGNSGRKASDAEVSKYGLVMFPFAVDGVATVIHAENPVQALTGDQVRAIFAGQITNWKEVGGNDGVINVYARDESSGTREVYWKKLLNKGAVVASANVVPSNGAMKLAVSKDPNAIGYVSIGHLDGSVKAPSLDGVEVNQEAAKSGQYPVVRKLYMNTKGEPQGIVKSFVEYITGPDCVEFIKAAGYIPF
- the rimO gene encoding 30S ribosomal protein S12 methylthiotransferase RimO; the protein is MAKTAGTPVRTYTVSLGCPKNRVDTERLLGALGSNMVPADSVADADLVLINTCGFIQPAIEESVATILDAVGEAADALEGTGRKPLICVAGCLVSRYGQDLKDELPEVDLWLNTEEIEQWPAMASRALQASLPGGTPRNLSTGPAYAYLKVSEGCSHNCRFCTIPSIRGPHRSWSVDFLLNEARLLADQAPELIVVGQDSTAYGSDLGQGNDLSALVKGLAAIPSLQWLRIMYLYPAGLTESLLSLLRGIGAPFLPYFDIPLQHAHPDVLGSMGRPFARNPEKVIERVRRFFPEAALRTTFIVGYPGETEAHFQTLKDFVRRTRFHHLGVFPYWAEEGTPAAAMDNQVPDEVKLARRDEIMAIQAEISADIMSGYVGETLPVVIERESDEWPGLYVGRAWFQAPDVDGVTYVGAPPDETLELGSIVEVEIEKAETYDLSGLV
- a CDS encoding two-component system sensor histidine kinase NtrB — its product is MFEGSGLDDKRYVIGVIGDIPALLAFWEMFKDRSNDEILKEIGVVAVALPGESVLPEANDSGRIIPTYAGYKAMLGSHPEINMVIEATGRPGLVHELRNFLPPSVTLVERGAARFFIRLLTSNQMWVACKVDLLHTQNMLKTIVDQMDQEILFLDRAGLVLDMNQTVLNRSGLPKKVLVGRHYCEIFTRTVEGECEEWEDPFARTMKTRTPAETITSLVGGDGRVQYFRIYTSPVADEDGEVNHVVAIRRDITVRRSMENRLQQAERLASVGELSTYMAHEIRNPLFSISGFANSLMRGRGVDEKAREKLSIILDESRRLDEVLRSLLNFARPTEAEVAEVDLNEMVRTAMDVMQLPCSNQNVEPYVTLDEGLAKVHANPDLIKQCLINLVKNALEAMPSGGKLYVTTSMNHDMAMLTVEDTGTGIPLEIRDKIFSPFFSTKDKNVGLGLAQIHKIVGELGGRVDLASMEGVGTKVTLFLPPILAVEDSAESA
- the rdgB gene encoding RdgB/HAM1 family non-canonical purine NTP pyrophosphatase, with the protein product MDTIVLATNNKGKIRELSVMLEPFGVAVKSLAEFPEIGDIPETGETFLENAFIKARAVAAITGLVAVADDSGIEIDALDGRPGVYSARYAGEQHNDRDNNEKMLAEMKDVPDEKRTGRYRCVMAASAPNGTEISADGAYEIVVGHGYKGAGGFGYDVIVIDPEFGCHVAEMDPAVKNGRSHRGKAMKKLLAQWPEFWEKARA
- a CDS encoding aminoacetone oxidase family FAD-binding enzyme — encoded protein: MNRFDAVILGAGASGLWCAMTAGARGRNVAVIDHGTKAARKVRISGGGKCNFTNLNASPAHYLCANPHFVKSALARLSPWDVVGFLGEHGITFEERDHGQLFTLEGAGRVAGVLLDRCARTGAAMLTGQDVGKVSGSGPFAVEVGGQTVIGDKLVLALGGPSWPQAGATDLGFRLARQYGLELVPPRPGLVPLVFPKRLRPLCVEMAGNSLPATVETGSASFTDPLLFTHRGISGPAALQASSYWREHQPVSIDFLPGQRLEDFIAEHRASNQQLRNLLARILPKRLPPLLLDAALAETSVSQLSKAEIETACERIHRFTFTPSETEGYAKAEVTVGGAATDRISSKTMECRDVHGLFVIGETLDVTGHLGGFNLHWAFASGQACGEAL
- a CDS encoding DJ-1/PfpI family protein, which encodes MAAKKILMLVGDFVEDYEAMVPFQMLLMVGHHVDAVCPGKKAGESVATAVHDFEGHQTYSEKPGHNFGITAAFEEIRAEDYDALVLPGGRAPEYLRLNPDVIQCVRHFAEAGKPIAAICHGPQLLTAADVIKGKTCTAYPAVKPDIDAAGASWCPVNATASNACADGNIVTAPAWPAHPEWMREFLKVLGSTIEP
- a CDS encoding exodeoxyribonuclease III; its protein translation is MIIYSWNVNGYRAVLKKDFRDWLDGCGGDVVMLQETKVHPEQLSSEEREPDSFSNHYWNWSKKKKGYSGVACFANPEPLAWDTGLPDDRFRDEGRVLHLEYPDFHLFNIYFPNGQMSDERLDFKMGFYDAFLDHAESLRKTKPIVVGGDFNTAHREIDLKNPKANSERSGFLPVERAWIDKFIDAGYVDTFRLFEDGPDHYSWWSYRFNARKNNAGWRIDYFFVSEELKDRVVRAWIEPDILGSDHCPIGVEIDV
- the thpR gene encoding RNA 2',3'-cyclic phosphodiesterase — encoded protein: MPRLFIGIGLPDIYRQSLSPLIEDVSGLTDASVNWSKLSSWHLTLKFLGETDEAHIPAIRHALAAVDFTAFTMRAGGAGAFPDAGRPKVLWLGLTEGREQCAALARSIEDALAAIGVPREKKPFRPHLTLGRVRKPGPGDWKTLLDHAAATNWPAFPVNEFILWQSVLDPAGAIHTPLVRYPLG
- a CDS encoding malic enzyme-like NAD(P)-binding protein, which translates into the protein MALFTKEEALDYHSAKRKGKLEVISIKPCRNQKDLSMAYSPGVAEACRAIHADTEKVYDYTNKGNLVAVVSNGTAVLGLGNIGPEAGKPVMEGKGVLFKIFSDIDVYDLNINAKTPDEVVAFCKCLEPTFGGINLEDIKAPECFEIETRLKAEMGIPVFHDDQHGTAIISAAGIINALDISGKKIDEIKIVVSGAGAAAIACSNLYVHMGVRRENIFMFDSRGLIHAGRTDLNEFKRAYAQAEDKGSLADCMVGADMFLGLSVKDAINQDMVKTMAQNAIIFACANPDPEIPYPDVKEVRPDIIMGTGRSDFPNQVNNVLGFPFIFRGALDCRATTINEEMKLAAANALARLAKEPVSKEICEAFGVDKLEYGIDYIIPKPLDPRVLTWLAPAVAKAAMDTGVAQVELDLAQYAKDLEARMAASKARTKLVVDSFGYDI
- a CDS encoding TAXI family TRAP transporter solute-binding subunit, yielding MPRFVHILLLLCCLGFSPVAGCMSETENGPEAPKTTTRTLTFYGGPRGGTFNHFANKMATVISHDAPGLSVLTKPSGGSVENLLALCSGKADMALVNAGDAFLGRTGKLRCTNKKFADVQAISFLYETPAQLVVRMDSGIRSVLDLRGKTIAVGNPGSGAALSAERFFRHLKLWTNFNHLPTGYAEAAEGFARGEVDGFWALAGYPNASVMEAAAQTPVRILNLHEPAMASGFYQLYPFYSRASIPAHTYHGQIDAVATFQDAALWCARSGLDGHAVYDGLKAVFSDKRLEELRRFHGAAADMSLQNGIRNLSIPLHPGALRFWSEHKLDIPPILMP